The following proteins are co-located in the Microcystis wesenbergii NRERC-220 genome:
- a CDS encoding DNA methyltransferase — MVNKLYYGDNLEVLRKYIKDESIDLCYIDPPFNSKRNYNQIYNNLGKEDQAQAQAFVDTWTWDNHANEALEEIQSNYQGKFTSQTIDLIDGLTKVLGKGSLLAYLVSMTLRIVEIHRVLKSTGSFYLHCDPTASHYLKIVLDAIFCSQGGDFFNEIVWKRTTAHNDPQRYGRIQDRLFFYSKTQAKTFNHIDAYHSQEQLARYKYSDSKGLYRAENLTAPHFSESRTIEWRGVHPGNNRQWRFSIEKLEELYSQGYILLQKDGRPRKDGLKQYLSETKSPVIQDIWTDIIFAPTTKERLGYPTQKPEALLERIIKASSNKGDVILDAYCGCGTTIAVAERLERNWIGIDITYQSISLMLKRLEDSFGKNVLDKIELNGIPKDLESAKALATKPDDRTRKEFEKWAVLTYSNNRAVINDKKGADKGVDAIAYFQGDKDNREKIIFQVKSGNVKSGDIRDLQGTMTLQGAALGIFITLKPPSKDMIQTAKSAGIYRSRYRSQSVDKIEIVTVQEILEQKKRLDVILTFEVLKAAEKQRETQGQQMSLDIPFPE, encoded by the coding sequence ATGGTCAATAAACTATACTACGGTGATAACCTAGAAGTGCTGCGGAAATATATCAAAGATGAATCGATCGATCTTTGTTATATCGATCCACCCTTTAATTCTAAACGTAATTACAACCAAATTTATAACAACTTAGGTAAGGAAGATCAAGCACAAGCACAAGCGTTTGTGGATACCTGGACATGGGATAATCACGCTAACGAAGCTTTAGAAGAAATTCAAAGCAACTATCAGGGTAAATTTACCAGTCAGACTATCGATTTAATTGACGGTTTAACCAAAGTTTTAGGTAAAGGCAGTCTTCTCGCTTATCTGGTGAGTATGACTCTGAGGATTGTGGAAATCCATCGAGTTTTAAAATCTACCGGTAGCTTTTATCTCCACTGCGATCCTACTGCTAGTCATTATTTAAAAATAGTTTTAGATGCTATTTTTTGTTCTCAAGGGGGTGATTTTTTCAATGAGATTGTTTGGAAAAGAACTACGGCACACAATGATCCTCAAAGATATGGAAGAATTCAGGATCGTCTGTTTTTTTACAGCAAAACACAGGCTAAGACATTTAATCATATAGATGCCTATCATTCCCAAGAACAATTAGCAAGATATAAATACTCAGACTCTAAAGGTTTATACAGAGCAGAAAACTTAACGGCTCCTCATTTTTCCGAATCACGAACTATAGAATGGCGTGGAGTCCATCCAGGTAATAATAGACAATGGCGGTTTTCTATAGAAAAACTAGAAGAACTATATAGTCAGGGTTATATTTTGTTACAGAAGGATGGCCGGCCTCGAAAAGATGGTCTTAAGCAATATTTATCAGAAACTAAAAGCCCTGTAATTCAAGATATATGGACAGATATTATCTTTGCTCCAACTACAAAAGAACGTCTAGGTTATCCCACGCAAAAACCGGAGGCATTGTTAGAAAGAATAATCAAAGCAAGTAGTAATAAAGGAGATGTAATTTTAGATGCCTATTGTGGGTGTGGAACGACTATCGCTGTAGCAGAGAGATTAGAGAGAAACTGGATTGGAATTGATATAACCTATCAGAGTATTAGCTTAATGTTAAAGCGACTAGAGGACTCCTTTGGTAAAAATGTTTTAGATAAAATTGAACTGAATGGTATTCCCAAAGATCTAGAATCAGCCAAAGCATTAGCCACTAAACCCGATGATCGTACCCGTAAAGAATTTGAGAAATGGGCGGTTTTAACCTATAGTAATAACCGGGCCGTGATTAATGACAAAAAAGGGGCAGATAAAGGAGTCGATGCCATTGCCTATTTTCAGGGAGATAAAGACAATCGGGAGAAAATTATTTTTCAAGTAAAATCCGGTAATGTCAAATCGGGAGACATCAGAGATCTACAGGGAACCATGACACTACAAGGGGCAGCCCTGGGTATATTTATCACCTTGAAACCCCCCAGCAAAGATATGATCCAAACAGCCAAATCTGCGGGAATTTATCGCAGTCGTTATAGGAGTCAAAGTGTCGATAAAATTGAGATTGTGACAGTACAAGAAATCCTTGAACAGAAAAAACGTCTCGATGTTATCCTCACCTTTGAAGTCCTGAAAGCTGCCGAAAAACAAAGGGAAACCCAAGGACAACAAATGAGTTTAGATATACCCTTCCCCGAATAA
- a CDS encoding Rpn family recombination-promoting nuclease/putative transposase codes for MYDSTCKFIALEYSRDLATWLLGKPLELTEIKPSELSLEPIRADTLIFLESEELILHIEFQTDPKEDIPYRMLDYATRLYRRYPHKPIHQVVIYLRKSDSPTVRQNDYKQGKTSHQFEVIRLWEQPSEPLLKAPGLFPFAILAQAEKQENLLRQIAQEIEQISDSREQSNLAASTAILAGLVLKKDIIQRLLRKDIMKESVIYQEIWSEGLQEGRQEGEANLVLRQLNRRIGDISPELLPNIRSLDLEQLENLGEALLDFQSPQDLEQWLENCRAS; via the coding sequence ATGTATGATTCTACCTGTAAATTTATCGCCCTTGAATATTCGAGAGACTTGGCCACTTGGTTACTGGGTAAACCCTTAGAATTAACAGAAATTAAACCCTCGGAATTATCCCTAGAACCAATTAGAGCCGATACTTTAATCTTTTTAGAGTCGGAAGAATTAATCTTACATATCGAGTTCCAAACCGACCCTAAAGAAGATATTCCCTATAGAATGCTAGATTATGCCACCAGACTCTATCGACGCTATCCCCATAAACCTATCCATCAAGTGGTTATTTATCTAAGGAAAAGTGACTCCCCCACAGTCCGACAGAATGATTATAAACAAGGGAAAACCTCTCATCAATTTGAAGTGATTAGACTCTGGGAACAACCCTCAGAACCCCTATTAAAGGCCCCCGGACTGTTTCCCTTTGCCATACTCGCTCAAGCGGAGAAACAAGAAAACTTACTGCGGCAAATTGCCCAAGAAATCGAGCAAATCAGCGATAGTCGAGAACAAAGTAATCTGGCTGCATCTACCGCAATTCTAGCCGGGTTAGTATTAAAGAAAGACATCATCCAACGATTATTAAGGAAGGACATCATGAAAGAATCAGTTATCTATCAAGAAATCTGGTCGGAGGGTTTACAAGAGGGACGACAAGAAGGAGAAGCTAACCTAGTTTTACGTCAATTAAATCGGCGGATAGGGGACATTTCCCCCGAATTATTGCCCAATATCCGCAGTCTTGACCTAGAACAGTTAGAAAACTTGGGAGAAGCTTTGTTAGATTTTCAATCACCACAAGATTTAGAACAATGGCTGGAAAATTGCCGAGCCAGTTAG
- a CDS encoding Uma2 family endonuclease → MIAVPNYISPQEYLAIERQSQIRHEYRRGLVYAMAGGTDNHERIAFNFLKVIDEHFGDSTDCRFHSGNVKVNYQDQFYYYPDAFVTCDPRDRQDRYLKRYPKLIAEVLSPNTKAFDKGEKFQDYQQIETLEEYVLISQEIQRVECRRRNSLGIWETTIYETGDRVILSSINLDLAIADLYRGID, encoded by the coding sequence ATGATTGCGGTTCCCAACTACATCAGTCCCCAAGAATATCTCGCTATCGAGCGCCAGAGCCAGATCCGCCATGAATACCGACGTGGTTTGGTTTATGCGATGGCTGGCGGTACGGATAATCACGAGCGCATTGCCTTCAATTTTCTCAAAGTCATTGACGAACATTTCGGCGACTCTACAGACTGTCGGTTTCACTCGGGTAATGTCAAGGTTAACTATCAAGATCAGTTTTATTACTATCCCGATGCTTTTGTTACCTGCGATCCTCGCGATCGCCAAGATCGTTATCTGAAACGCTATCCGAAACTAATTGCGGAAGTGCTTTCCCCCAACACGAAGGCTTTTGACAAGGGCGAAAAATTCCAAGATTATCAACAGATAGAAACTTTAGAAGAATATGTATTAATTTCCCAAGAAATCCAGCGCGTGGAATGCCGTCGCCGTAATTCTCTGGGGATATGGGAAACGACTATTTACGAGACAGGCGATCGCGTGATCCTGTCAAGTATTAACCTAGATTTAGCGATCGCCGATCTCTACCGGGGAATAGATTAA